A window of the Falco biarmicus isolate bFalBia1 chromosome 10, bFalBia1.pri, whole genome shotgun sequence genome harbors these coding sequences:
- the GMEB2 gene encoding LOW QUALITY PROTEIN: glucocorticoid modulatory element-binding protein 2 (The sequence of the model RefSeq protein was modified relative to this genomic sequence to represent the inferred CDS: deleted 1 base in 1 codon): MATPDVSVHMEEVVVVTTPDGTVDGSGMEEVKTVLVTTNLSQHGGDINEDTLETENAAAAAAAAFTASTHLKEAVLVKMAEDEDSLEAEIVYPITCGDSKANLIWRKFVCPGINVKCVQFDDHLISPKEFVHLAGKSTLKDWKRAIRMNGIMLRKIMDSGELDFYQHTKVCSNTCRSTKIDLTGARVSLTSQTSTEYIPLTPASTDVNGSPATITIETCEDASDWSTSIGDDTFAFWRGLKDTGLLEEVIHEFHQELVETMKGLQQRAQDPPLQLSDAVLLNNVVQNFGMLDLVKKVLASHKCQMDRSREQYTRDLAALEQQCDEHRKRAKELKHKSQHLNNVLMTLTPVSVPTPLKRPRLTRATSGPAAITSQVLSQPAQLAVTPGVPVSQLANIPLGKVVSALPPSVLGKSPSQPPTASSPASPLLGGYTVLASAGSTFPGTVEIHPDASNLTVLSTAAVQDGSTVVKVVSPFQLLTLPGLGTTIQNVTQMAPSGSTVVTVPSGATGDEHAAAAIEVTAVADEAEQK, translated from the exons ATGGCAACCCCGGACGTCAGCGTTCACatggaggaggtggtggtggtgacaACG CCCGATGGCACGGTGGATGGAAGCGGCATGGAGGAGGTGAAGACGGTGCTGGTCACCACCAACCTGTCCCAGCACGG CGGTGACATAAACGAAGACACACTGGAGACCGAAAACGCagctgctgcggctgctgccGCCTTTACAGCCTCCACGCACCTGAAGGAAGCGGTCCTAG TGAAGATGGCTGAAGATGAGGACAGTTTGGAGGCAGAGATTGTCTACCCCATCACCTGTGGGGACAGCAAAGCCAACCTCATCTGGAGGAAATTTGTGTGCCCCGGGATCAACGTGAAGTGCGTGCAG TTTGACGATCACCTAATTAGTCCCAAGGAGTTTGTCCACTTGGCGGGCAAATCGACCCTGAAGGATTGGAAGCGGGCGATCCGGATGAATGGGATCATGCTCCG GAAGATCATGGACTCAGGAGAGCTGGATTTCTACCAGCACACAAAGGTCTGTTCCAACACCTGCCGGAGCACCAAAATCGACCTGACCGGAGCCAGGGTATCCTTGACCAGCCAGACATCGACAGAGTACATCCCTCTCACTCCTGCTTCTACGGATG TGAATGGATCCCCAGCTACGATTACCATAGAAACCTGTGAGGATGCCAGCGATTGGAGCACCAGCATCGGAG ATGACACCTTTGCTTTCTGGCGAGGCCTGAAGGACACAGGTCTCCTGGAAGAAGTGATCCACGAGTTCCACCAGGAGCTAGTGGAGACCATGAAGGGCTTGCAGCAGCGAGCGCAGGATCCCCCGCTGCAGCTCAGCG ATGCTGTTTTACTCAACAACGTAGTCCAGAACTTTGGTATGCTGGACCTAGTCAAGAAGGTCCTGGCCAGCCACAAGTGTCAAATGGATCGCTCGCGGGAGCAGTACACGCGGGATTTGGCAG CGCTGGAGCAGCAGTGTGACGAGCACCGCAAGCGAGCGAAGGAGCTGAAGCACAAATCACAGCATCTCAACAATGTCCTGATGACCCTCACACCTGTCTCCGTCCCCACGCCTTTAAAACGTCCCAGGCTGACCAGGGCCACCTCTGGACCAGCTGCCATCACCTCCCAAGTCCTGTCCCAGCCAGCGCAGCTCGCCGTCACCCCCGGCGTGCCCGTCTCCCAGCTTGCCAACATCCCTCTTGGCAAAGTGGTCTCAGCCCTCCCGCCCTCCGTGCTAGGgaagagcccgtcccaacctcCCACCGCCAGCTCCCCGGCCTCCCCACTGCTGGGAGGGTACACAGTACTGGCCTCCGCCGGCTCTACCTTCCCTGGCACGGTGGAGATCCACCCGGATGCTTCCAACCTGACGGTGCTGAGCACGGCAGCAGTCCAGGATGGCAGCACAGTCGTGAAGGTGGTGAGCCCCTTCCAGCTGCTGACGCTGCCAGGACTTGGCACGACCATCCAGAACGTTACACAAATGGCTCCCAGCGGGAGCACGGTCGTGACCGTCCCATCCGGTGCCACCGGGGACGAGCACGCTGCCGCCGCCATCGAGGTGACTGCAGTGGCTGACGAGGCAGAGCAGAAGTGA